In the genome of Solibacillus silvestris, one region contains:
- a CDS encoding 2-oxoisovalerate dehydrogenase, giving the protein MPVISYIDAINLAMKEEMERDDSVFVLGEDVGLKGGVFKATTGLYDQFGEARVLDTPLAESAIAGVAIGAAMYGMRPIAEMQFADFIMPAVNQIVSEAAKIRYRSNNDWSCPLVVRAPFGGGIHGALYHSQSVEAMFAGTPGLKIVIPSTPYDAKGLLKAAIRDPDPVLFFEHKRAYRLIKGEVPTDDYTLPIGKADVKREGDDVTVITYGLAVHFALQAAERLAKDGIETHILDLRTVYPLDQEAIIEAARKTGKILLITEDNKEGSIMGEVAAIIAEHCLFELDAPIKRLAGPDVPAMPYSPTMEKFFMINPDKVEKAIRELAEF; this is encoded by the coding sequence ATGCCGGTAATTTCTTATATTGATGCGATTAACTTAGCAATGAAAGAAGAAATGGAGCGAGATGACAGTGTCTTCGTATTAGGTGAAGATGTTGGATTGAAAGGCGGGGTGTTCAAAGCGACAACAGGCCTGTATGACCAATTCGGGGAAGCGCGCGTATTGGATACACCGTTAGCTGAAAGTGCGATTGCCGGTGTTGCAATTGGTGCAGCGATGTACGGCATGCGTCCAATTGCTGAAATGCAGTTTGCGGACTTTATTATGCCTGCTGTAAACCAGATTGTTTCGGAAGCGGCGAAAATCCGTTACCGTTCAAACAATGACTGGAGCTGTCCTTTAGTTGTGCGTGCACCATTTGGTGGGGGAATTCATGGTGCCCTTTATCACTCGCAATCGGTTGAAGCGATGTTTGCAGGTACTCCTGGCTTGAAGATTGTCATTCCGTCCACACCGTATGATGCGAAAGGGTTGTTAAAAGCAGCCATTCGCGACCCAGATCCGGTTCTGTTTTTCGAGCATAAACGTGCATACCGTCTTATTAAAGGGGAAGTGCCGACAGATGATTATACATTGCCGATCGGAAAAGCCGATGTGAAGCGTGAAGGCGATGATGTGACAGTTATTACGTATGGCCTTGCAGTACATTTTGCATTGCAGGCAGCAGAGCGTCTAGCAAAAGACGGTATCGAAACGCATATTCTAGATTTACGTACTGTTTACCCGTTAGATCAAGAAGCCATTATTGAAGCTGCAAGAAAAACAGGAAAAATTCTACTGATTACTGAGGATAATAAAGAAGGCAGCATTATGGGTGAAGTGGCGGCCATCATTGCTGAGCATTGCTTATTTGAACTGGATGCACCGATCAAGCGCCTCGCAGGTCCGGATGTTCCCGCAATGCCATATTCACCAACAATGGAAAAGTTCTTTATGATTAATCCTGATAAAGTAGAAAAAGCAATTCGCGAACTTGCAGAATTCTAG
- a CDS encoding 2-oxoisovalerate dehydrogenase, whose translation MTDITTITHEQLGLTDEDVLKMYETMLMARRIDERMWLLNRAGKIPFVISCQGQEAAQVGAAFALDHTKDYIAPYYRDMGVVLHFGMTAKDLMLSAFAKAEDPNSGGRQMPGHFGQKKNRILTGSSPVTTQVPHAVGVALAGKMQQKDFITFVTLGEGSSNQGDFHEGANFAGVHKLPVIIMVENNQYAISVPVERQLGCAQVSDRAIGYGMPGVTVDGKNPLEVYKVVKEAADRARRGEGPSLIETVSFRLTAHSSDDDDRQYRTAEDIAEGKAKDPIILFETYLKDCGVADDALLEQMNKKIMDTVNEATDYAENAAYAPPEHALRFVYAEGEDA comes from the coding sequence ATGACTGACATTACAACAATAACACATGAACAACTTGGGTTAACGGATGAAGATGTACTGAAAATGTACGAAACGATGTTAATGGCACGCCGCATTGATGAGCGGATGTGGCTGTTAAACCGTGCAGGAAAAATACCGTTTGTTATTTCATGCCAAGGACAAGAGGCAGCTCAAGTAGGTGCTGCCTTTGCCCTTGATCATACAAAGGATTATATTGCGCCGTACTATCGTGATATGGGGGTTGTACTTCATTTTGGGATGACGGCAAAAGATTTAATGCTTTCGGCGTTTGCGAAAGCGGAAGACCCAAACTCTGGCGGGCGTCAAATGCCGGGACACTTCGGGCAAAAGAAAAATCGTATACTTACGGGTTCTTCTCCTGTAACGACACAAGTACCGCATGCGGTCGGTGTCGCACTTGCAGGGAAAATGCAGCAAAAGGACTTTATCACATTTGTAACACTCGGTGAAGGTTCGTCAAACCAAGGAGACTTCCATGAAGGGGCAAACTTTGCGGGAGTGCATAAACTGCCGGTTATTATCATGGTAGAAAACAACCAATATGCCATTTCTGTTCCGGTTGAGCGACAACTGGGCTGTGCACAAGTATCTGACCGTGCAATCGGCTACGGGATGCCTGGTGTAACGGTAGACGGCAAAAATCCGCTGGAAGTATACAAAGTGGTGAAAGAAGCGGCTGATCGTGCTCGACGCGGTGAAGGGCCTTCACTGATCGAAACGGTTTCGTTCCGACTGACAGCCCATTCTTCTGATGATGACGATCGTCAATATAGAACAGCTGAGGATATTGCAGAAGGAAAAGCAAAAGACCCGATTATTTTATTTGAAACATACTTAAAAGACTGTGGTGTAGCAGACGATGCGTTATTGGAACAAATGAACAAAAAAATTATGGATACTGTCAATGAAGCGACAGATTATGCAGAAAATGCAGCTTATGCCCCGCCAGAACATGCATTGCGTTTTGTGTATGCGGAAGGAGAAGATGCGTAA
- a CDS encoding dihydrolipoyl dehydrogenase (E3 component of the branched-chain alpha-keto acid dehydrogenase complex; catalyzes the oxidation of dihydrolipoamide to lipoamide): MAKDYDVVILGGGTGGYVAAIRASQLGLKTAIVEKNKMGGTCLHAGCIPTKALLRSAEVYVQSKKALDFGVEVNDVKIDFERVQQRKATVVDKLYKGVQHLMKKGKIDVYDGFGRILGPSIFSPMPGTISVEMNDGTENEMLVPQNVIVATGSRPRTLDGLKVDGKKVFTSDEFLTIEKLPKSAIIIGGGVIGVEWASMLTDFDVEVTIIELGDRLLPTEDAAISAEMLKSLKKRGVNVHFNVKLDPSAIDTKENVSLQVNDETISAEALLLSVGRVANTSNIGLENTEIELNNGYISVNEHFQTKERHIYAIGDVIGGMQLAHVASHEGIRAVEHIAGQNSIPLHYANIARGVYSNPEVASVGLTEEQAKNNGYKVVTTTFPFKAIGKAIVYGETAGFVKVVADESSNDVVGVHLIGPHATDLISEAALGLFLNASPWEVGQMVHLHPSLSEIIGEAALAIEGKAIHF, translated from the coding sequence ATGGCAAAAGATTATGATGTCGTTATTTTAGGCGGAGGCACAGGCGGTTATGTAGCCGCGATCCGTGCGTCACAGCTAGGATTGAAAACGGCAATCGTCGAAAAAAATAAAATGGGGGGTACATGCCTGCATGCGGGCTGTATTCCGACAAAAGCATTGCTCCGAAGTGCGGAAGTATATGTGCAATCAAAAAAGGCACTTGATTTTGGGGTGGAAGTAAACGACGTCAAAATCGACTTTGAACGTGTCCAACAAAGAAAGGCTACCGTTGTTGATAAACTTTACAAAGGCGTTCAGCACTTGATGAAAAAAGGGAAAATTGATGTATATGATGGTTTCGGCCGTATTTTAGGACCATCTATTTTCTCCCCGATGCCAGGTACAATATCGGTGGAAATGAATGATGGCACAGAAAATGAGATGCTTGTGCCGCAAAACGTCATCGTTGCGACCGGTTCTCGCCCCCGTACATTGGACGGTTTGAAAGTTGATGGGAAAAAGGTGTTCACGTCAGATGAATTTCTGACGATTGAAAAGCTTCCGAAGTCAGCCATTATTATCGGTGGTGGTGTAATCGGTGTCGAGTGGGCGTCAATGCTCACTGATTTTGATGTCGAAGTCACGATCATAGAGTTAGGTGACCGTCTGCTGCCGACTGAAGATGCAGCAATTTCAGCGGAGATGCTGAAATCTTTGAAAAAGCGCGGAGTGAACGTTCATTTCAATGTAAAACTCGATCCTTCGGCAATTGATACAAAGGAAAATGTATCGCTTCAAGTAAATGATGAAACCATTTCAGCGGAAGCACTTTTACTTTCAGTTGGAAGGGTAGCAAACACGTCAAATATCGGCTTGGAAAACACAGAAATCGAACTGAACAATGGATATATTTCAGTAAACGAACATTTCCAGACGAAAGAACGTCATATATATGCTATAGGAGACGTCATCGGCGGTATGCAGTTGGCACATGTTGCTTCACATGAAGGAATTCGTGCTGTCGAACATATTGCGGGACAGAATTCGATTCCTCTACATTATGCAAATATTGCACGAGGCGTCTACAGTAATCCGGAAGTCGCAAGTGTCGGACTTACAGAAGAGCAAGCAAAAAACAACGGCTATAAAGTTGTGACAACGACATTTCCGTTTAAAGCGATCGGTAAAGCGATTGTGTATGGTGAAACAGCAGGCTTTGTGAAAGTAGTTGCGGATGAAAGTTCGAATGATGTTGTCGGCGTCCATTTAATTGGACCGCATGCAACGGATTTAATATCTGAAGCTGCACTAGGCTTGTTTTTAAATGCCTCGCCATGGGAAGTTGGACAGATGGTGCATTTGCATCCTTCATTAAGCGAAATCATCGGGGAAGCCGCGCTGGCGATTGAAGGGAAAGCGATTCATTTTTAA